A stretch of Henckelia pumila isolate YLH828 chromosome 4, ASM3356847v2, whole genome shotgun sequence DNA encodes these proteins:
- the LOC140894409 gene encoding trehalose-phosphate phosphatase A-like has protein sequence MDLKSNHASPVLADTAPINNSRLGIHSSILPYPTNGSAFSSNLFLTIPRKKSGILDDVRSSLFDTMKSSSPTHNMLTKESSAETTLSDSDLAYRDWLLKYPSALAAFEQIANNAKGKRIALFLDYDGTLSPIVDNPDQAFMSNTMRAAVSNVAKYFPTAIISGRSRDKVYEFVGLTELYYAGSHGMDIMGPVRPVSSDYKNCIRSTDKQGKEVNLFQPASEFLPMIEEVFRSLVEITKDIVGAKVENNKFCVSVHYRNVDEKSWTTVGEYVNDILKKYPRLRLTHGRKVLEVRPVLNWDKGKAVEFLLESLGLMNSDEILPIYVGDDRTDEDAFKVLREANRGYGIIVSSVPKESNAFYSLRDPSEVMVFLKTLVKWRKKSVIH, from the exons ATGGATCTGAAATCAAACCATGCCTCCCCTGTTCTCGCCGATACTGCACCTATCAATAACTCTAGATTAGGCATCCACTCAAGTATTCTGCCATATCCAACCAATGGTTCTGCTTTCTCCTCTAATCTCTTCCTAACAATCCCGAGGAAAAAGTCGGGAATCCTTGATGATGTCCGGTCGAGCCTGTTTGATACTATGAAATCATCATCTCCAACTCATAATATGTTAACAAAGGAGTCGAGTGCAGAGACCACTTTAAGTGACTCTGATCTTGCTTACCGTGACTGGCTG CTTAAATATCCGTCGGCACTTGCTGCATTTGAGCAAATAGCAAACAATGCAAAAGGAAAGAGAATAGCATTATTCTTGGACTATGACGGGACTTTATCTCCGATAGTGGACAACCCGGATCAAGCCTTCATGTCAAATACG ATGCGTGCTGCTGTCAGCAACGTGGCCAAGTATTTTCCCACGGCTATAATTAGTGGAAGAAGTCGTGACAAG GTATATGAGTTTGTAGGACTAACTGAACTTTACTATGCTGGAAGTCATGGTATGGACATCATGGGCCCAGTTCGGCCGGTTAGCAGCGATTACAAGAATTGTATTAGATCAACTGACAAGCAG GGCAAGGAAGTTAATTTGTTCCAACCTGCTAGTGAATTCTTACCTATGATTGAAGAG GTTTTTAGATCTCTTGTTGAGATTACTAAAGACATAGTCGGTGCGAAAGTTGAGAACAACAAATTCTGTGTATCAGTGCACTACCGCAATGTAGATGAGAAG AGTTGGACAACAGTTGGTGAATATGTTAATGACATTCTGAAAAAATATCCCCGTTTGCGACTAACGCATGGTCGGAAG GTTTTAGAAGTCCGACCAGTCCTCAACTGGGACAAGGGTAAAGCAGTTGAATTTCTACTTGAATCGCTGG GGTTAATGAACTCCGATGAGATTCTCCCGATATATGTTGGAGATGATCGTACCGACGAAGATGCATTCAAG GTTTTGAGAGAGGCTAATCGAGGTTATGGCATCATAGTTTCTTCAGTGCCTAAGGAGAGCAATGCGTTTTACTCTCTGAGGGATCCATCCGAG GTCATGGTATTCCTCAAGACCCTGGTGAAATGGAGGAAGAAAAGCGTGATACATTGA